One genomic region from Quercus robur chromosome 4, dhQueRobu3.1, whole genome shotgun sequence encodes:
- the LOC126721791 gene encoding mechanosensitive ion channel protein 10-like — protein sequence MEVQKSNTDHVVLKIEHPDPKLKQSPQKDSNDDPLSQPTTRIKTVKRLNFSKPRSRFEEISYPLPPRTIQESEELQYLNPHDDTSSTDDDDEEWYEKEEENEEDDEAQGKYRKKRKRKINKRAVIEWALFLIIMTCLVCSLTQPSLKYEKKWGLEIWKWCLMVMVVFCGRLFSGWVVGFIVFLIERNFMLREKVLYFVYGLRKSFQNCVWLGLVLIAWMIMLPNFHKQNKFLMKVFRTLIAVLIAAIIWLLKIVFVKVLASSFHVATFFDRMKESVFNHYILETLSGPPLDEEERDLPRRRLQASKTLPARLRDQTYPFTRSKKYGSRRIDMERLRKLSSEARPSAWSVKRLVSYVRSSGLSTISRTVDDFGKAESEINSEWEARNCAQRVFKNVAKSDAKYIDEEDLLKFLKSEEVHTIFPLFEGALETGRITKSSFRNWVVHAYVERKALAHSLNDTKTAVQQLHKLASAIVTVIITVVSLLVMGLATTKVIFVVTSQLLLVGFMFQNMCKTMFESIIFVFVMHPFDVGDRCVVDGIQMIVEEMNILTTVFLRYDNEKIYYPNSVLLTKPISNFRRSPDMADVIDFTIDVSTHIDDINALKKAIQVYLESKPKHWSPKHAVIVREIENVDKMKMALCVQHTMNHQNYGEKNSRRSDLVLELKKIFENLGIKYNFLPQEVHVTRFSVTNGGMAIPS from the exons ATGGAGGTCCAAAAAAGCAACACAGACCATGTAGTCCTCAAAATAGAACACCCAGATCCCAAGCTCAAACAATCACCCCAGAAAGACTCCAATGATGATCCACTGTCCCAACCCACAACAAGAATCAAAACCGTTAAGCGCTTAAACTTTTCCAAACCAAGATCACGTTTTGAAGAGATCAGCTATCCTCTTCCACCAAGAACAATCCAAGAATCCGAAGAACTCCAATACTTAAACCCCCACGATGACACGTCGTCCACAGATGACGATGATGAAGAGTGGtatgaaaaggaagaagaaaacgaagaagatgatgaagcaCAAGGCAAGTacagaaagaaaaggaaaaggaagataAATAAGAGAGCTGTGATTGAATGGGCATTGTTTCTCATTATAATGACTTGTTTGGTATGTTCTCTCACACAACCTTCTCttaaatatgagaaaaagtGGGGTTTAGAGATATGGAAATGGTGCTTAATGGTCATGGTGGTATTCTGTGGTCGCCTTTTCTCTGGTTGGGTAGTGGGGTTTATTGTATTTCTCATTGAAAGAAACTTCATGCTTAGAGAAAAAGTACTATACTTTGTCTATGGTTTGCGTAAGAGTTTCCAAAACTGTGTTTGGCTTGGCCTTGTCTTAATAGCATGGATGATCATGCTCCCTAATTttcacaaacaaaacaagttccTCATGAAGGTGTTTCGAACTCTTATAGCGGTTCTCATTGCGGCAATAATATGGTTGTTAAAGATAGTGTTTGTGAAAGTCCTTGCTTCATCTTTTCATGTTGCTACATTCTTTGATCGAATGAAAGAGAGTGTGTTTAATCACTATATATTGGAAACTCTATCTGGGCCTCCATTggatgaggaagagagggacTTGCCTCGTCGAAGATTACAGGCGTCGAAGACATTGCCGGCGAGGCTGAGGGATCAGACGTATCCATTCACAAGGTCGAAGAAGTATGGGTCGAGGAGGATTGATATGGAGAGACTGAGGAAGCTTAGCTCGGAGGCTAGGCCATCGGCTTGGAGTGTGAAGAGGTTGGTGAGTTATGTGAGGTCCTCGGGTTTGTCTACTATTTCAAGGACTGTTGATGATTTTGGCAAGGCTGAGTCTGAGATTAATAGTGAATGGGAGGCTAGGAATTGTGCTCAGAGAGTATTCAAGAACGTTGCAAAGTCTGATGCCAA ATATATAGACGAGGAAGATTTACTAAAGTTTTTGAAGAGTGAGGAGGTTCACACTATATTTCCTCTCTTTGAAGGAGCATTGGAAACTGGAAGAATCACAAAATCTTCATTCAGAAACTGGGTG GTCCATGCCTATGTTGAGCGTAAAGCTTTAGCTCATTCCCTGAATGATACCAAGACGGCTGTCCAGCAACTTCACAAGTTGGCAAGCGCGATTGTGACTGTAATTATAACTGTGGTGTCCCTTCTGGTAATGGGTTTGGCCACAACTAAGGTGATCTTTGTAGTTACATCTCAGCTACTGCTTGTGGGGTTCATGTTCCAAAACATGTGCAAAACTATGTTTGAGTCCatcatttttgtgtttgtgatgcACCCTTTTGACGTTGGTGATCGATGTGTGGTTGATGGCATacag ATGATTGTTGAAGAGATGAATATATTGACAACAGTCTTCCTACGGTATGATAATGAGAAAATATATTACCCAAACTCTGTTCTTCTTACGAAGCCAATCAGCAATTTCAGAAGAAGTCCGGATATGGCCGATGTTATTGACTTCACCATTGATGTGTCTACTCATATAGATGATATTAATGCCCTGAAGAAGGCTATACAAGT ATACCTTGAAAGTAAGCCAAAGCATTGGAGCCCGAAACATGCTGTGATAGTGAGGGAGATTGAGAATGTAGACAAGATGAAGATGGCTCTTTGTGTTCAACACACCATGAACCATCAAAATTATGGGGAAAAGAACAGTCGAAGATCAGATCTAGTCTTGgaattaaaaaagatttttgaaaacCTTGGCATAAAATACAACTTTCTTCCTCAAGAGGTACATGTCACACGATTCAGCGTGACCAATGGGGGAATGGCAATTCCATCTTAA